One genomic region from Paroceanicella profunda encodes:
- the leuS gene encoding leucine--tRNA ligase, translating into MSRYNARETEPKWQAAWEAAGSFHAERDPSREKYYVLEMFPYPSGRIHMGHVRNYTMGDVVARYKRARGFNVLHPMGWDAFGLPAENAAMEKKVSPMDWTYQNIGTMKAQLKPLGLSLDWARELATCDPEYYGQQQAMFIDMMEAGLAYRKNSVVNWDPVDMTVLANEQVENGRGWRSGALVERRELTQWFFRISDFSEELLEAIGTLASWPEKVRLMQANWIGRSEGLQFRFATLGAPEGFAELEVYTTRPDTIFGASFAGISPDHPLARALEEGNPELAAFNAECRRIGTSEEALETAEKRGFDTGIRVVHPFDSSKELPVFVANFILMDYGTGAIFGCPAHDQRDLDFARKYGLAVTPVVCPENQLVDEFVIGETAFTDTGRIINSGFLDGMTIEAAKAEVARRMAAQGQGALKVNFRLRDWGVSRQRFWGCPIPVVHCPSCGVVPEKKENLPVELPKDASFDQPGNPLDRHPTWRDVPCPACGAPAQRETDTMDTFVDSSWYFARFTAPRADTPTVAEDAAYWMNVDQYIGGIEHAILHLLYSRFFARAMARTGHLPESAIEPFNALFTQGMVTHETYSTLSEAGRTVWHTPEEIEIAEDGTARLREGGAPVSVGPSIKMSKSKKNVVDPVDIIDQYGADTARWFVMSDSPPERDVEWTASGAEAAWRHLQRVWRLAAEAAGADELPSAGGDEEALALRRAAHRAIADVTAGIEGFAFNKAVAKLYEFTNAVAKSSAPRAARIEAMQVMARLMAPMTPHLAEEIWAHLGCEGMLTDTPWPELDESLLKEDTVTLPIQINGKKRGDIAVPADADRAAIEAMVMADETVRRYLEGAAPRKLIVVPGRIVNVVV; encoded by the coding sequence ATGTCCCGCTACAATGCCCGTGAGACCGAACCGAAGTGGCAGGCCGCCTGGGAGGCGGCCGGCTCCTTCCACGCCGAGCGCGACCCGTCGCGAGAGAAGTACTACGTCCTCGAGATGTTCCCCTATCCCTCCGGGCGCATCCACATGGGCCACGTGCGCAACTACACGATGGGCGACGTGGTGGCGCGCTACAAGCGGGCCCGCGGCTTCAATGTGCTGCACCCCATGGGCTGGGATGCCTTCGGCCTGCCGGCCGAGAACGCCGCGATGGAGAAGAAGGTCAGTCCGATGGACTGGACCTACCAGAACATCGGGACGATGAAGGCCCAGCTCAAGCCGCTGGGCCTGAGCCTGGACTGGGCGCGTGAGCTCGCCACCTGCGATCCGGAGTATTACGGCCAGCAGCAGGCGATGTTCATCGACATGATGGAGGCCGGCCTCGCCTACCGGAAGAACTCCGTGGTGAACTGGGACCCGGTGGACATGACCGTGCTCGCCAACGAGCAGGTGGAGAACGGCCGCGGCTGGCGCTCCGGCGCGCTGGTGGAGCGGCGCGAGCTCACCCAGTGGTTCTTCCGCATCTCAGATTTCTCCGAGGAACTGCTGGAGGCGATCGGCACGCTCGCCAGCTGGCCGGAGAAGGTGCGCCTGATGCAGGCGAACTGGATCGGCCGCTCCGAGGGCCTGCAGTTCCGCTTCGCCACGCTCGGCGCGCCGGAGGGCTTCGCCGAGCTGGAGGTCTACACCACCCGCCCCGACACGATCTTCGGCGCCAGCTTTGCCGGCATTTCGCCGGATCATCCGCTGGCCCGCGCGCTGGAGGAGGGCAACCCGGAGCTTGCCGCCTTCAATGCCGAGTGCCGGCGCATAGGCACCTCCGAGGAGGCGCTGGAGACCGCGGAGAAGCGCGGCTTCGACACCGGCATCCGCGTGGTGCATCCGTTTGATTCCTCGAAGGAACTGCCGGTCTTTGTCGCAAATTTCATCCTGATGGATTACGGCACCGGCGCCATCTTCGGTTGCCCGGCGCATGACCAGCGCGACCTCGACTTCGCCCGCAAGTATGGGCTCGCCGTCACGCCCGTGGTCTGCCCGGAGAACCAGCTGGTGGACGAGTTCGTGATCGGCGAGACCGCCTTCACCGACACCGGCCGCATCATCAATTCCGGCTTCCTCGACGGCATGACCATCGAGGCCGCCAAGGCCGAGGTGGCGCGCCGCATGGCCGCCCAGGGCCAGGGCGCGCTGAAGGTGAACTTCCGCCTGCGCGACTGGGGCGTGAGCCGCCAGCGCTTCTGGGGCTGCCCCATCCCGGTGGTGCACTGTCCCTCCTGCGGCGTGGTGCCGGAGAAGAAGGAGAACCTGCCGGTGGAACTGCCGAAGGACGCGTCCTTCGACCAGCCCGGCAATCCGCTGGACCGCCACCCCACCTGGCGCGACGTGCCGTGTCCCGCCTGCGGCGCGCCCGCGCAGCGCGAGACCGACACGATGGACACCTTCGTGGACAGCTCGTGGTACTTCGCCCGCTTCACCGCGCCGCGCGCCGACACGCCCACCGTGGCCGAGGACGCCGCCTACTGGATGAACGTCGACCAGTACATCGGCGGCATCGAGCACGCGATCCTGCATCTGCTCTACTCGCGCTTCTTCGCCCGGGCGATGGCGCGCACCGGGCATCTGCCGGAGAGCGCGATCGAGCCGTTCAACGCGCTGTTCACGCAGGGCATGGTCACCCACGAGACCTATTCCACCCTCTCGGAGGCCGGGCGTACCGTCTGGCACACCCCCGAGGAGATCGAGATCGCGGAGGACGGCACCGCCCGCCTGCGCGAGGGCGGGGCGCCGGTCAGCGTCGGCCCGTCGATCAAGATGTCGAAGTCGAAGAAGAACGTGGTGGACCCGGTGGACATCATCGACCAGTACGGCGCGGACACCGCGCGCTGGTTCGTGATGTCCGACAGCCCGCCGGAGCGCGACGTGGAGTGGACCGCGTCGGGCGCCGAGGCGGCCTGGCGCCACCTGCAGCGGGTCTGGCGGCTGGCCGCGGAGGCGGCCGGCGCCGACGAACTCCCCTCCGCCGGAGGGGATGAGGAGGCGCTTGCCCTGCGCCGGGCCGCGCACCGTGCCATTGCCGATGTGACCGCCGGCATCGAGGGCTTCGCCTTCAACAAGGCGGTGGCGAAGCTCTACGAATTCACCAACGCCGTGGCGAAGAGCTCCGCGCCGCGGGCCGCGCGCATCGAGGCGATGCAGGTGATGGCCCGGCTGATGGCCCCGATGACCCCGCATCTCGCGGAGGAGATCTGGGCCCATCTCGGCTGCGAGGGGATGCTCACCGACACGCCCTGGCCGGAGCTGGACGAGAGCCTGCTGAAGGAGGACACGGTCACGCTGCCCATCCAGATCAACGGCAAGAAGCGCGGCGACATCGCCGTGCCGGCCGATGCGGACCGCGCCGCGATCGAGGCCATGGTGATGGCTGACGAGACGGTGCGGCGCTATCTCGAAGGTGCCGCGCCGCGCAAGCTCATCGTGGTGCCGGGGCGGATCGTCAATGTCGTGGTCTGA
- a CDS encoding DUF3576 domain-containing protein: MTLLAACGDSGSTGSSNSRILSRSEAQARGLGDDAVGTDGSTVGDIFSGGSDQENTGQSLKVNKYIWKGALETLSFLPLSSTDPFSGVIVTDWGTAQGAANERFKVTVFISDERLTTDTLRVAVFREVRDGNTWVSAPVQEEVPRQIEDSILTRARQLRIAEAEQQG; the protein is encoded by the coding sequence ATGACCCTTCTGGCGGCCTGCGGCGATTCCGGGTCGACCGGGAGCAGCAACAGCCGGATCCTCAGCCGTTCGGAGGCGCAGGCTCGTGGCCTGGGTGACGACGCGGTGGGCACCGACGGGTCGACCGTGGGGGACATCTTCTCCGGCGGCAGCGACCAGGAGAACACCGGCCAGTCCCTCAAGGTGAACAAGTACATCTGGAAGGGCGCCCTCGAGACGCTCTCCTTCCTGCCGCTCTCCTCCACCGACCCGTTCTCCGGCGTGATCGTTACGGACTGGGGCACGGCCCAGGGCGCCGCCAACGAGCGCTTCAAGGTCACCGTGTTCATCTCCGACGAACGTCTGACCACCGACACGCTGCGCGTGGCCGTGTTCCGCGAGGTGCGGGACGGCAACACCTGGGTGAGCGCCCCGGTGCAGGAGGAGGTGCCGCGGCAGATCGAGGATTCGATCCTCACCCGCGCCCGCCAGTTGCGCATTGCCGAGGCCGAGCAGCAGGGCTGA
- a CDS encoding porin, with amino-acid sequence MKKVLFASTALVAASLGSASFAAEPITGSVGGYMMMGLVYMDEQGDEIGVLRDGEIHLGWKGTSDNGLTFDGRIELEAYTTGDQIDENWARVSGTFGSVMIGSDDSASNAMEKGVFYGAGSRVGYWDSFYSAMYTSMGGDVPVIRYTTPNISGFSAAIDWAPNSSADGSRDNNLVFGNYEDGSDADGQRWSVGAKYEGEFDGVGFGIGAGYLDGDADVYDDGRWHVGGEVSYVGFSVGVHYDSAGWAWVGPAGFSGYDDSLAVGMQYETGPWTFGAGWAFALAGPDANNYGAWVTYAIAPGVTGTLGYEGNDVGEYNTVFRESENMVTGYLRVAF; translated from the coding sequence ATGAAAAAAGTTCTCTTCGCTTCGACCGCGCTGGTGGCTGCCTCCCTGGGCTCCGCTTCTTTCGCGGCCGAGCCGATCACTGGCTCTGTTGGCGGCTACATGATGATGGGTCTCGTCTACATGGACGAGCAGGGTGACGAAATTGGCGTCCTTCGTGATGGCGAAATCCATCTCGGCTGGAAGGGCACCTCGGACAACGGCCTGACCTTCGACGGCCGCATCGAGCTCGAAGCCTACACGACCGGCGACCAGATCGACGAAAACTGGGCCCGCGTTTCGGGTACCTTCGGCTCGGTCATGATCGGTTCGGACGACTCCGCGTCCAACGCGATGGAAAAGGGCGTGTTCTACGGCGCCGGTTCCCGCGTCGGTTACTGGGACTCGTTCTACTCGGCCATGTACACCTCCATGGGCGGCGACGTTCCGGTGATCCGCTACACCACCCCGAACATCTCCGGCTTCTCCGCCGCGATCGACTGGGCGCCGAACTCCTCGGCTGATGGTTCGCGCGACAACAACCTCGTCTTCGGCAACTACGAAGACGGCAGCGATGCCGATGGCCAGCGCTGGTCGGTTGGTGCGAAGTACGAAGGTGAGTTCGACGGTGTCGGCTTCGGCATCGGCGCCGGCTACCTCGACGGCGACGCGGACGTCTACGACGATGGCCGTTGGCACGTCGGTGGTGAAGTGTCCTACGTCGGCTTCTCGGTCGGTGTGCACTACGACTCCGCCGGTTGGGCATGGGTCGGGCCGGCTGGCTTCTCCGGCTACGACGACTCGCTCGCCGTCGGCATGCAGTACGAGACCGGTCCCTGGACCTTCGGTGCTGGCTGGGCCTTCGCCCTCGCCGGCCCGGACGCCAACAACTACGGCGCATGGGTCACCTACGCGATCGCTCCGGGCGTGACCGGTACCCTCGGCTACGAAGGCAACGATGTTGGCGAGTACAACACCGTCTTCCGCGAGTCCGAGAACATGGTGACCGGCTACCTCCGCGTCGCGTTCTGA
- a CDS encoding porin → MVIRSVVAATILAGGSATASFAAEPITGSVGGYMNFGLAYQSDNGDEIGVLRDGEIWLGWKGTSDNGLTFDGRVELEAYTTEDQIDENWARVSGNFGSVMIGSNDDASDAFEYGYFEAPSTKIGYFDSDASVIYSSNGGDSPAIFYTTPNISGFQAMVGWTPDYQADGLGNSQHQGDNNLVFGDDSSKWSFGAGYSGEFNGVEVDFGGGYFTIENGPDAAQGGITVTYQGFGVGVTYDQRGANDGEDDAIAVGAQYTTGPWTVAGGWSTALSGEDMNDYGIWATYAVAPGVTGTLGYEGNDTDEVGDNTVMGYMRVAF, encoded by the coding sequence ATGGTAATCAGAAGTGTCGTGGCAGCGACCATTCTGGCCGGCGGGTCGGCGACGGCGAGCTTCGCCGCCGAGCCCATCACCGGTTCGGTTGGCGGATACATGAACTTCGGGCTGGCCTACCAGTCCGACAACGGCGACGAGATCGGCGTCCTGCGGGATGGCGAGATCTGGCTCGGCTGGAAGGGCACGTCCGACAACGGCCTGACCTTCGACGGCCGTGTGGAGCTTGAAGCCTACACCACCGAAGACCAGATCGACGAGAACTGGGCCCGCGTCTCGGGCAACTTCGGTTCGGTCATGATCGGGTCCAACGACGATGCGTCGGACGCCTTCGAGTATGGCTACTTCGAGGCGCCGAGCACCAAGATCGGCTACTTCGATTCGGACGCCAGCGTGATCTACTCGTCCAACGGCGGCGATTCTCCGGCCATCTTCTACACCACGCCGAACATCTCCGGCTTCCAGGCCATGGTCGGCTGGACCCCGGACTACCAGGCCGACGGCCTGGGCAATTCCCAGCACCAGGGCGACAACAACCTGGTGTTCGGCGACGACAGCTCGAAATGGTCCTTCGGCGCCGGCTACTCGGGTGAGTTCAACGGCGTTGAAGTCGACTTCGGCGGTGGCTACTTCACCATCGAGAACGGCCCGGACGCGGCTCAGGGCGGTATCACCGTCACCTACCAGGGCTTCGGCGTTGGCGTGACCTATGACCAGCGCGGCGCGAACGACGGCGAAGACGATGCCATCGCCGTGGGCGCCCAGTATACCACCGGCCCGTGGACCGTGGCCGGCGGCTGGTCGACCGCTCTCAGCGGCGAAGACATGAACGACTACGGCATCTGGGCAACCTATGCCGTCGCCCCGGGCGTCACCGGTACCCTCGGCTACGAGGGCAACGACACCGACGAGGTCGGCGACAACACCGTGATGGGCTACATGCGCGTCGCATTCTGA
- a CDS encoding YggS family pyridoxal phosphate-dependent enzyme, giving the protein MSLSDILARIETARHTAGRGPVTLVAVSKVQPDARVEAVLEQGQRVFGENRVQEAAGKWPGFRERFAGIELHLIGPLQTNKLRQALDLFDVIQSVDRPKLARLLAEEAQARGTCPDLFIQVNTGEEPQKAGVLPAEADAFIAQVRDDYGLPLKGLMVIPPVDEEPSLHFALLAKIAQRNGLEGLSMGMSSDFESAIALGATHVRVGSALFGDRVTG; this is encoded by the coding sequence ATGTCCCTGTCCGATATCCTCGCCCGCATCGAAACCGCCCGCCACACCGCCGGCCGCGGCCCGGTCACGCTGGTGGCCGTGTCCAAGGTCCAGCCGGATGCGCGGGTCGAGGCGGTGCTGGAACAGGGCCAGCGCGTGTTCGGCGAGAATCGGGTTCAGGAGGCGGCGGGCAAGTGGCCCGGCTTCCGGGAGCGGTTCGCGGGCATCGAGCTCCACCTGATCGGCCCGCTGCAGACCAACAAGCTGCGCCAGGCGCTGGACCTGTTCGACGTGATCCAGTCCGTCGACCGGCCCAAGCTTGCGCGCCTGCTGGCCGAGGAGGCCCAGGCCCGCGGCACCTGCCCCGACCTGTTCATCCAGGTGAATACCGGCGAGGAACCGCAGAAGGCCGGCGTGCTGCCCGCCGAGGCGGATGCCTTCATCGCCCAGGTGCGCGACGACTACGGCCTGCCGCTGAAGGGCCTGATGGTGATTCCCCCGGTGGACGAGGAGCCCAGCCTGCATTTCGCCCTGCTGGCAAAGATCGCGCAGCGCAACGGGCTCGAGGGGTTGTCGATGGGCATGAGCAGCGATTTCGAGAGCGCCATCGCCCTCGGCGCCACGCATGTCCGGGTGGGATCGGCGCTGTTCGGAGACCGCGTTACCGGATGA
- a CDS encoding L,D-transpeptidase family protein: MTPRVTDLVVGRWGARFLGRTFPCALGRGGIGEKRGEGDGITPRGLWHVGAVMARPDRGGVPPGARPIGPRDLWSDDPADPAYNSAVRAPHPQSHEALRRPDGLYDLVAVLDYNWPVAVAGAGSAIFLHVWRGPRKPTAGCVAFRRADLGWILSRWSPRSRVIIR, translated from the coding sequence GTGACCCCGCGCGTGACGGACCTGGTGGTGGGACGCTGGGGCGCGCGCTTCCTCGGCCGGACCTTTCCCTGCGCGCTGGGGCGTGGCGGCATCGGCGAGAAGCGCGGCGAGGGCGACGGCATCACCCCGCGTGGGCTCTGGCATGTCGGCGCGGTGATGGCCCGGCCGGACCGGGGCGGCGTTCCGCCCGGTGCCCGGCCCATCGGCCCGCGGGACCTCTGGTCCGATGACCCGGCGGACCCGGCCTACAATTCCGCCGTCCGCGCCCCGCACCCGCAGTCTCATGAGGCGCTGCGCCGGCCGGACGGGCTCTACGACCTCGTGGCGGTGCTGGATTACAACTGGCCGGTGGCCGTGGCGGGGGCGGGCAGCGCCATCTTCCTGCATGTCTGGCGCGGGCCGCGCAAGCCCACGGCGGGCTGCGTCGCCTTCCGGCGCGCGGATCTCGGCTGGATCCTGTCGCGCTGGAGCCCGCGCAGCCGGGTGATCATCCGGTAA
- the ribA gene encoding GTP cyclohydrolase II, with amino-acid sequence MTFHLSAEERVARAQADFRIGLPVLLRAGEARLLALAAETLTADRLAELRSLGGEIDVVVTARRAETLRARAYDGDIARIAVPADVAAAWLRATADPASDLKMPMKGPYATRRGGDAALARVAVHLAKQAHLLPAAVTLVGGAGLEARALEAGLCQLSVADVARAQPEAMALEPVADARVPLEVSEAGRVHVFRPRNGGEEHYAVEIGTPDRRQPVLSRLHSACFTGDLIGSLKCDCGPQLRAALAQIGAEGAGVLLYLNQEGRGIGLANKMRAYSLQDQGFDTVEANHRIGFEDDERDFRIGAEILKRMGFSAVRLMTNNPRKVSMMEGAGVAVAERVPLRVGENPHNRGYLAVKAAKSGHLL; translated from the coding sequence ATGACATTTCATCTCAGCGCCGAAGAGCGCGTGGCGCGGGCGCAGGCCGATTTCCGCATCGGGCTGCCCGTGCTGCTGCGCGCCGGCGAGGCCCGTCTGCTGGCGCTTGCCGCCGAGACCCTGACGGCGGACCGGCTGGCCGAGCTGCGCTCTCTGGGCGGGGAGATCGACGTGGTGGTGACCGCGCGCCGGGCCGAGACACTGCGGGCCCGGGCCTATGACGGCGACATTGCCCGCATCGCGGTGCCGGCGGACGTGGCCGCGGCCTGGCTGCGCGCCACGGCCGACCCGGCCTCCGACCTGAAGATGCCGATGAAGGGCCCCTATGCCACCCGGCGCGGCGGCGATGCCGCGCTCGCGCGCGTGGCGGTGCACCTGGCCAAGCAGGCGCACCTGTTGCCGGCGGCGGTGACCCTCGTCGGCGGGGCGGGGCTGGAGGCGCGCGCGCTGGAGGCGGGGCTGTGCCAGCTCTCGGTCGCCGACGTGGCCCGGGCCCAGCCCGAGGCTATGGCGCTGGAGCCGGTGGCCGACGCGCGCGTGCCGCTGGAGGTGTCGGAAGCCGGGCGCGTGCATGTCTTCCGGCCGCGCAACGGCGGCGAGGAGCATTACGCGGTGGAGATCGGCACGCCGGACCGCCGCCAGCCGGTGCTCTCGCGCCTGCATTCGGCCTGTTTCACCGGCGATCTCATCGGCTCGCTGAAGTGCGATTGCGGGCCGCAGCTGCGCGCCGCGCTGGCCCAGATCGGCGCCGAGGGCGCCGGCGTCCTGCTCTACCTCAACCAGGAGGGCAGGGGCATCGGCCTTGCCAACAAGATGCGCGCCTACTCCCTGCAGGACCAGGGGTTCGACACGGTGGAGGCCAACCATCGCATCGGCTTCGAGGATGACGAGCGCGATTTCCGCATCGGCGCGGAGATCCTCAAGCGCATGGGGTTCTCCGCGGTGCGGCTGATGACGAACAACCCGCGCAAGGTGTCGATGATGGAAGGCGCCGGCGTGGCGGTGGCCGAGCGCGTGCCGCTGCGCGTGGGCGAGAACCCGCACAACCGTGGGTACCTCGCGGTGAAGGCGGCAAAGAGCGGCCACCTGCTGTGA
- a CDS encoding response regulator transcription factor — protein MSTLRKILLVDDEADLREALADQLVLTDDFDVFEAGNGAEALEKVKEQTYDLVVLDVGLPDLDGRELCRLMRKNGVKCPILMLTGHASDSDTILGLDAGANDYVAKPFRFPVLLARIRAQLRQHEQSEDAVFAIGPYSFRPSTKMLMDERDQKIRLTEKETSILKYLYRADDRVVSRDTLLHEVWGYNAGVTTHTLETHIYRLRQKIEPDPANARILVTESGGYRLVP, from the coding sequence ATGAGCACGCTGCGCAAGATCCTGCTGGTTGACGACGAGGCCGACCTCCGGGAGGCCCTCGCCGACCAACTCGTTCTCACCGATGATTTCGACGTGTTCGAGGCCGGAAACGGCGCCGAGGCACTGGAGAAGGTCAAGGAGCAGACCTATGACCTCGTGGTTCTCGACGTCGGCCTGCCCGATCTCGACGGCCGCGAGCTGTGCCGGCTCATGCGCAAGAACGGGGTGAAATGCCCGATCCTGATGCTCACCGGCCACGCGTCGGATTCCGACACCATCCTGGGGCTGGACGCCGGCGCGAACGATTACGTCGCCAAGCCTTTCCGCTTCCCGGTGCTGCTGGCGCGCATCCGCGCGCAGCTGCGCCAGCACGAGCAGTCGGAGGACGCGGTCTTCGCCATCGGGCCCTACTCCTTCCGCCCCTCCACCAAGATGCTGATGGACGAGCGCGACCAGAAGATCCGCCTCACCGAGAAGGAAACCTCCATCCTCAAGTATCTCTATCGCGCCGATGACCGCGTGGTCAGCCGCGACACGCTGCTTCACGAGGTCTGGGGCTACAATGCCGGGGTCACCACCCACACGCTGGAGACGCACATCTACCGCCTGCGGCAGAAGATCGAGCCGGACCCGGCCAATGCACGCATCCTGGTCACCGAGTCCGGCGGCTACCGCCTGGTGCCGTGA
- a CDS encoding exodeoxyribonuclease III: MTVTICTWNINSVRLREPIVRRLLEEEAPDILCLQETKSPVEKLPLEGFASLGYTHAIARGQKGYNGVAILSRLPMEDAGQRDFCAKGDARHVAGRLADGTLIHNYYIPAGGDEPDPAVNAKFEHKLAFLTEMRDWFSAEPPVRSVLVGDLNIAPREDDVWSHKALLKVVSHTPVEVEHLAAAQAAGNWVDITRQHIPEGLLYSWWSYRAKDWDAADKGRRLDHVWATPDIAPLASGSRILRDARGWTQPSDHAPVFATFDI, encoded by the coding sequence ATGACCGTCACGATCTGCACCTGGAACATCAATTCCGTTCGCCTGCGCGAGCCCATCGTGCGCCGTCTGCTCGAAGAGGAGGCGCCGGACATCCTGTGCCTGCAGGAAACCAAGTCCCCGGTGGAGAAGCTGCCGCTGGAGGGATTCGCGTCCCTGGGCTACACCCATGCCATCGCCCGCGGCCAGAAGGGCTACAACGGCGTGGCCATCCTCTCGCGCCTGCCGATGGAGGACGCCGGCCAGCGCGACTTCTGCGCCAAGGGCGACGCGCGCCATGTCGCCGGGCGGCTGGCCGACGGCACGCTGATCCACAATTACTACATCCCCGCCGGCGGCGACGAGCCGGACCCGGCGGTGAATGCGAAGTTCGAGCACAAGCTCGCCTTCCTCACCGAGATGCGGGACTGGTTCAGCGCCGAGCCGCCGGTGCGCTCGGTGCTGGTGGGCGACCTCAACATCGCCCCGCGCGAGGATGACGTCTGGTCGCACAAGGCGCTGCTGAAGGTGGTCTCGCACACGCCGGTGGAGGTGGAGCACCTGGCGGCGGCGCAGGCGGCCGGGAACTGGGTGGACATCACCCGGCAGCACATCCCCGAGGGGCTGCTCTACTCCTGGTGGTCCTACCGCGCGAAGGACTGGGACGCGGCGGACAAGGGCCGCCGGCTGGACCATGTCTGGGCCACGCCCGACATCGCGCCCCTCGCCTCCGGCAGCCGGATCCTGCGCGACGCGCGCGGCTGGACCCAGCCCTCCGACCATGCCCCGGTCTTCGCGACCTTCGACATCTGA
- a CDS encoding enoyl-CoA hydratase/isomerase family protein, with protein sequence MIESVVEGPVARITLARPERHNALDREAMAALTAELDRLAALPELRALVLTGTGRSFCSGAALDGLAADWTRNPLTALCDRLEAFPRPTVCALNGGAYGGGVELALACDFRIGVEGMRLFVPPAKLGIHYEPAGISRALRVMGQQATRRLFLLAETFGDTALRDLGFLDHLVAPEALGPRVEALVEEIAALAPLAVSGMKRTITELATGTLDAEAARGRIAACFASADHAEGLAAMRDKRTPRFTGA encoded by the coding sequence ATGATCGAGAGTGTCGTCGAGGGCCCGGTCGCCCGCATCACCCTCGCCCGCCCCGAGCGCCACAACGCGCTCGACCGCGAGGCGATGGCGGCGCTGACGGCCGAGCTGGACCGGCTCGCCGCCCTGCCGGAGCTGCGCGCGCTGGTGCTCACCGGCACCGGGCGCAGCTTCTGTTCCGGCGCGGCGCTGGACGGGCTGGCCGCGGACTGGACACGCAACCCCCTCACCGCGCTGTGCGACCGGCTGGAAGCCTTCCCGCGCCCCACCGTCTGCGCCCTGAACGGCGGGGCCTACGGCGGCGGCGTGGAACTGGCCCTCGCCTGCGATTTCCGCATCGGCGTGGAAGGGATGCGCCTGTTCGTGCCGCCCGCGAAACTGGGCATCCACTACGAGCCGGCCGGCATCTCGCGCGCGCTGCGCGTGATGGGCCAGCAGGCCACCCGGCGGCTGTTCCTGCTGGCAGAGACCTTCGGCGACACGGCGCTGCGCGACCTCGGCTTCCTCGACCACCTGGTGGCCCCGGAGGCGCTGGGGCCGCGCGTGGAGGCGCTGGTGGAGGAGATCGCGGCGCTCGCGCCCCTCGCCGTCTCCGGAATGAAGCGCACCATCACCGAGCTTGCCACCGGCACGCTGGACGCGGAGGCCGCGCGCGGGCGCATCGCCGCCTGCTTCGCCTCCGCCGATCATGCCGAGGGGCTGGCCGCGATGCGCGACAAGCGCACGCCGCGGTTCACCGGCGCCTGA